The Lipingzhangella halophila genome segment CGGTGGTGCTTCCCATGCGGGTCGCGGCCACCGGGGTGGTCCCCGGACGCCCTCCGGCCACCAGCGCCTTGCACAACTGGTCGTAGCCCGGGCCGCTGTGCCGGGCGTCCTCGCCGTCAGGCGCGTCGGGGAACATCACGACGAGCGTCCCCTCGCCCTGATTGGTCCAGTCGACTCCCGGGTCCTTGGCGTTGACCACCCGGACCTCGCTCACGCCCTCGGGCATGAGGGGGATCCCCGCGTAGGTGGGAACGGCGGTCACCGCCGACAGGCCGGGCACGATCTCGTACTCGACACCGGCCTCGCGGCAGGCGGCGGCGAGGTCCGCCCCGCGGCAGCCGAAGAGCGGATCGCCGCTGTACAACCGCACCACCCGGTGGCCATCGCGCGCGTGGGACACGGCGAGCGCGTCGATCTCCCCGCCGCACTCGGCCGGCTCGACGACTTTGACGTCCTCGTGGCAGTGCGACAGCAACGTGCTGCGGTACTTCGCCAGCTCCGCGCCCGGTTCCCGCACGGTGAAGACCACATCGGCCTTGGCGAGAAGTGCCGCACCGCGAAGTGTCAGCAGCTCCGCGCTTCCCGGTCCGGCACCCACGAGGGCGACGTGGCCGGTTGCGGGCGTAGCCGGGGTCTGGGACCGCGGCTCCTGGTTGTCACTCTGCGGATTCAATGTGCGATCGCTCCTCATTACTCCGGTCGCGGCGCCCCACCCTGGGCGCCGGCATCGGCGACGATGCGGTCGGCTCCTTCCTCGATCATTTCGCGGGCAAGCTGCCGGCCCAGGTCCGCAGCAGCGTTAGCGTCTGCGGGGTCACCAGTGTCGCCGCCGTCGGTACGCACCGACCCTTCCCGATGTATCGCGCGTGAGCCGTCGGTGGCAACGACCGCGGCGCGCAGCCGCAACCGGCCGTCGTAGCACTCGGCGTAGGCGCCCACCGGGGCGGCGCATCCGGCCTCCAGCTCCGCGAGGACGACACGCTCCGCTGTGACGGCGGCCCTGGTCCGGGCGTCGTCCACAGCGGCGAGCTTGCCCAGGTCGTCCGGTACCGCGCGTTCGGTGCGGCACTCGACAGCGAGCGCCCCCTGGCCGGGCGCGGGCAGCACCTGCTCGGGTTCGAATACGTCGGTGATGTGGTCGGCGCGGCCCACCCGAAGCAGCCCGGCGTAGGCCAGCACAACCGCGTCGACCTCGCCGGAGGCGACCTTGCCCAGGCGGGTGTCGGCGTTGCCGCGGATGGGGACGTAGTCCAGGTCCGGGCGCAGGCTCGCGAGCTGGGCCACGCGGCGCGGAGAGCCGGTACCGATTCGCGCACCGGACGGCAGGTCGCCGAACTTCCGCCCATCGCGGGCGCACAGCGCGTCGCGCGGGTCGTCCCGCTCGGTGATGGCGACCAGGCCCAGCCCGTCAGCGGGGGTGGTCGGCAGGTCCTTCAGCGAGTGCACAGCGACATCGATGGTGCCGGACACCAGCTCATCGCGGAGTGCGTTGACGAACACACCGGTACCGCCGAGCTGGGTCAGGTGGGCCTTGGTGACGTCGCCGAAGCTGGTGATCAGCACCAGCTCGACCGGGATCCCCGTGGTCGCGGTCACCGCGTCGGCGACGCGCTGCGACTGCGACGTGGCCATGGGGCTGCGGCGGGTGCCCAGGCGGACCGGTGCGGGACTCATGACTACCGCTCCTCACCGTGCGCGCGGCGCGCGCCGGGTTCGGGTTTGGCCACCGCGTCGGCAGTGCCGGGGTCGAGGTCGAACAGCTCGCGCAGCGCCGCCTCGTAGGAGTCGCCGCCGGGCCCCGCTGCCAGCTCCTTCACGCGCACAGTGGGCTGGTGCAGCAGTTTGTCGACGACGCGCCGCATCGCGTAGGTGACCTCGTCGCGCGTCTTGTCGTCCAGGTCGGGCAACCGCCCTTCGAGCCGGGCGAGCTCGCTGTCGAGGACCATGCGTGCCTTGCTGCGCAGCGCGACGACGGTCGGGGCGACGAGCTCCGCACGGCGGACCGACTGGTACTCGGCGACTTCCTCGTCGACGATCTCGCGGACCACCGAGACCGCACCGGTGTGGCCGGCGCCGCTCTCTCCGCTGTCGTCACGCGCCACTTCCTGCCGGAGGTCTTCGATGTCGACCAGGTGGACGTCGGGAATGTCGCGGATCCCGGAGTCGATGTCGTGCGGGAGCGCAAGGTCGAGGAAGACAAGCGGGCGCGCGGAGCCGCGCCGCCGTACTGTGGCGCTCTCAACGGTGTCGCTGGTCAGCACCAGGCCCTGGGAGCCCGTGCAGGAGACCACCAGGTCGACCTCGGCGAGCGCGTCGGCCGCCGTCTCGAACGGGATGGCCCGGCTGTCGATGGGTTCGTAGGCCTCAGTGAGGCACTCGGCGAGGCGCGCGGCCCTGTCGTGGGTGCGGTTCGCGACGAGGACGGTGCTCGCGCCCTGGCGGGCCACCGCGTTGGCCGAGAGCGCGCTCATCGATCCGGCGCCGAGGACCAGCACGCGAATGCCGGTGAGTGCCTGCGGCCGCGGGAGCGCGGCCGCTACGTCGTCGACGTCGATGGCGTCGCGTGCGGCGGCCGAACGGTCCACCGGGCAGCGAGGGGCGCCGGCCCGCGTCCCGGCCGCGGTGGTGTCCTCACCCGCGGGTGTTTCGAGGCCGGGGCTCAGGTGGCGGCCGGCCACAGTGAGCCCGAGGCCCACCATGTCGGCACCGGCGTGGTCGATGTGGGTTTCGGTGTGTGCGCGCTTGCCCACCCGGAGCGCGCGCTGGCCCAGGTCGTTCAGCACGCGCCCCAATGTGCCCCCGTCCTGGGCATCCTTGAGGGAGTCGCGCACCTGGCCGAGGATCTGCCCCTCGCCGACCACCATGGAGTCGAGGCCGCACGTGACGGAAAACAGGTGCTGGACGGCGCGTTCCTCGTAGTGCACGTAGAGGTGCTGTGCGAGCTCGCTCAGCGCGACCCCGGTGTGCCACGAGAGCAGCTCGGTGACGGCGGTAACAGCGGGGTGGAACTTGTCGACGTCGGCGTAGACCTCCGTGCGGTTGCACGTGCTGACCGTCATCACCTCGTTGACCGTCGCGGAGTTCGCCATCTCGGACATGGCTTTCCGGCGCG includes the following:
- the hemC gene encoding hydroxymethylbilane synthase, with protein sequence MSPAPVRLGTRRSPMATSQSQRVADAVTATTGIPVELVLITSFGDVTKAHLTQLGGTGVFVNALRDELVSGTIDVAVHSLKDLPTTPADGLGLVAITERDDPRDALCARDGRKFGDLPSGARIGTGSPRRVAQLASLRPDLDYVPIRGNADTRLGKVASGEVDAVVLAYAGLLRVGRADHITDVFEPEQVLPAPGQGALAVECRTERAVPDDLGKLAAVDDARTRAAVTAERVVLAELEAGCAAPVGAYAECYDGRLRLRAAVVATDGSRAIHREGSVRTDGGDTGDPADANAAADLGRQLAREMIEEGADRIVADAGAQGGAPRPE
- a CDS encoding glutamyl-tRNA reductase yields the protein MSVLAVGVSHRSSPVALLERVALDADARRKAMSEMANSATVNEVMTVSTCNRTEVYADVDKFHPAVTAVTELLSWHTGVALSELAQHLYVHYEERAVQHLFSVTCGLDSMVVGEGQILGQVRDSLKDAQDGGTLGRVLNDLGQRALRVGKRAHTETHIDHAGADMVGLGLTVAGRHLSPGLETPAGEDTTAAGTRAGAPRCPVDRSAAARDAIDVDDVAAALPRPQALTGIRVLVLGAGSMSALSANAVARQGASTVLVANRTHDRAARLAECLTEAYEPIDSRAIPFETAADALAEVDLVVSCTGSQGLVLTSDTVESATVRRRGSARPLVFLDLALPHDIDSGIRDIPDVHLVDIEDLRQEVARDDSGESGAGHTGAVSVVREIVDEEVAEYQSVRRAELVAPTVVALRSKARMVLDSELARLEGRLPDLDDKTRDEVTYAMRRVVDKLLHQPTVRVKELAAGPGGDSYEAALRELFDLDPGTADAVAKPEPGARRAHGEER